One window of Quercus robur chromosome 5, dhQueRobu3.1, whole genome shotgun sequence genomic DNA carries:
- the LOC126725807 gene encoding mediator of RNA polymerase II transcription subunit 15a-like isoform X1 yields MEPNYTTESPIRSSLDSTAQTGHANGADWQEETYQKIKSMKDLYLPVINEMHQKIVAKLQQHDSLPQQSKSDQLEKLKVFKTMLERIITFLQVSKSNIPPGYKDNLGSYEEQIANFINTNRPKKPALQQGQFPAPHMQSMQQPQSQLAQMQSQTGHANGADWQEEIYHRIKSMKDLYFPEINEMHQKIVAKLQQHDSLPQQSKSDQLQKMKVFKTMLERIITFLQVSKSNIPPGFKDKLGSYEVQIVNFINTNRPKKPALQQGQLPAPHMQSVLSHENQINLQFQSMNLQDNSMSD; encoded by the exons ATGGAGCCCAATTACACCACAGAGTCGCCAATAAGAT CATCTCTAGATTCCACAGCTCAGACAGGACATGCAAATGGGGCTGATTGGCAAGAAGAGACCTATCAAAAG ATCAAATCCATGAAGGACTTGTACTTGCCTGTAATAAATGAAATGCACCAGAAAATTGTTGCTAAATTGCAGCAG CATGATTCTCTTCCACAACAATCAAAGTCAGATCAGCTTGAGAAGTTGAAAGTATTTAAGACTATGTTGGAGCGTATTATAACATTCTTACAG GTTTCCAAAAGTAATATACCACCTGGTTACAAGGACAATTTGGGGTCATATGAGGAGCAGATAGCAAATTTTATAAACACAAACCGGCCTAAGAAGCCTGCACTGCAGCAAGGACAGTTTCCTGCGCCTCATATGCAATCCATGCAACAGCCACAATCTCAACTTGCTCAAATGCAGTCTCAGACAGGACATGCAAATGGGGCTGATTGGCAAGAGGAGATCTATCATAGG ATCAAATCCATGAAGGACTTGTACTTTCctgaaataaatgaaatgcaCCAGAAAATTGTTGCTAAATTGCAGCAG CATGATTCTCTTCCACAACAATCAAAGTCAGATCAGCTTCAGAAGATGAAAGTATTTAAGACTATGTTGGAGCGTATTATAACATTCTTACAGGTTTCCAAAAGTAATATACCACCTGGTTTCAAGGACAAGTTGGGGTCATATGAGGTGCAGATAGTAAATTTTATAAACACAAATCGGCCTAAGAAGCCTGCACTGCAGCAAGGACAGCTTCCTGCGCCTCATATGCAATCCGTGCTGTCTCATGAAAATCAAATCAACCTTCAGTTTCAATCAATGAACTTACAGGATAATTCAATGTCAGATTGA
- the LOC126725807 gene encoding mediator of RNA polymerase II transcription subunit 15a-like isoform X4, with translation MEPNYTTESPIRYSTAQTGHANGADWQEETYQKIKSMKDLYLPVINEMHQKIVAKLQQHDSLPQQSKSDQLEKLKVFKTMLERIITFLQVSKSNIPPGYKDNLGSYEEQIANFINTNRPKKPALQQGQFPAPHMQSMQQPQSQLAQMQSQTGHANGADWQEEIYHRIKSMKDLYFPEINEMHQKIVAKLQQHDSLPQQSKSDQLQKMKVFKTMLERIITFLQVSKSNIPPGFKDKLGSYEVQIVNFINTNRPKKPALQQGQLPAPHMQSVLSHENQINLQFQSMNLQDNSMSD, from the exons ATGGAGCCCAATTACACCACAGAGTCGCCAATAAGAT ATTCCACAGCTCAGACAGGACATGCAAATGGGGCTGATTGGCAAGAAGAGACCTATCAAAAG ATCAAATCCATGAAGGACTTGTACTTGCCTGTAATAAATGAAATGCACCAGAAAATTGTTGCTAAATTGCAGCAG CATGATTCTCTTCCACAACAATCAAAGTCAGATCAGCTTGAGAAGTTGAAAGTATTTAAGACTATGTTGGAGCGTATTATAACATTCTTACAG GTTTCCAAAAGTAATATACCACCTGGTTACAAGGACAATTTGGGGTCATATGAGGAGCAGATAGCAAATTTTATAAACACAAACCGGCCTAAGAAGCCTGCACTGCAGCAAGGACAGTTTCCTGCGCCTCATATGCAATCCATGCAACAGCCACAATCTCAACTTGCTCAAATGCAGTCTCAGACAGGACATGCAAATGGGGCTGATTGGCAAGAGGAGATCTATCATAGG ATCAAATCCATGAAGGACTTGTACTTTCctgaaataaatgaaatgcaCCAGAAAATTGTTGCTAAATTGCAGCAG CATGATTCTCTTCCACAACAATCAAAGTCAGATCAGCTTCAGAAGATGAAAGTATTTAAGACTATGTTGGAGCGTATTATAACATTCTTACAGGTTTCCAAAAGTAATATACCACCTGGTTTCAAGGACAAGTTGGGGTCATATGAGGTGCAGATAGTAAATTTTATAAACACAAATCGGCCTAAGAAGCCTGCACTGCAGCAAGGACAGCTTCCTGCGCCTCATATGCAATCCGTGCTGTCTCATGAAAATCAAATCAACCTTCAGTTTCAATCAATGAACTTACAGGATAATTCAATGTCAGATTGA
- the LOC126725807 gene encoding mediator of RNA polymerase II transcription subunit 15a-like isoform X5, protein MEPNYTTESPIRYSTAQTGHANGADWQEETYQKIKSMKDLYFPEINEMHQKIVAKLQQHDSLPQQSKTDQLEKLKVFKTMLERIITLLQVSKSNIPPGYKDNLGSYEEQIANFINTNRPKKPALQQGQFPAPHMQSMQQPQSQLAQMQSQTGHANGADWQEEIYHRIKSMKDLYFPEINEMHQKIVAKLQQHDSLPQQSKSDQLQKMKVFKTMLERIITFLQVSKSNIPPGFKDKLGSYEVQIVNFINTNRPKKPALQQGQLPAPHMQSVLSHENQINLQFQSMNLQDNSMSD, encoded by the exons ATGGAGCCCAATTACACCACAGAGTCGCCAATAAGAT ATTCCACAGCTCAGACAGGACATGCAAATGGGGCTGATTGGCAAGAAGAGACCTATCAAAAG ATCAAATCCATGAAGGACTTGTACTTTCctgaaataaatgaaatgcaCCAGAAAATTGTTGCTAAATTGCAGCAG CATGATTCTCTTCCACAACAATCAAAGACAGATCAGCTTGAGAAGTTGAAAGTATTTAAGACTATGTTGGAGCGTATTATAACACTCTTACAGGTTTCCAAAAGTAATATACCACCTGGTTACAAGGACAATTTGGGGTCATATGAGGAGCAGATAGCAAATTTTATAAACACAAACCGGCCTAAGAAGCCTGCACTGCAGCAAGGACAGTTTCCTGCGCCTCATATGCAATCCATGCAACAGCCACAATCTCAACTTGCTCAAATGCAGTCTCAGACAGGACATGCAAATGGGGCTGATTGGCAAGAGGAGATCTATCATAGG ATCAAATCCATGAAGGACTTGTACTTTCctgaaataaatgaaatgcaCCAGAAAATTGTTGCTAAATTGCAGCAG CATGATTCTCTTCCACAACAATCAAAGTCAGATCAGCTTCAGAAGATGAAAGTATTTAAGACTATGTTGGAGCGTATTATAACATTCTTACAGGTTTCCAAAAGTAATATACCACCTGGTTTCAAGGACAAGTTGGGGTCATATGAGGTGCAGATAGTAAATTTTATAAACACAAATCGGCCTAAGAAGCCTGCACTGCAGCAAGGACAGCTTCCTGCGCCTCATATGCAATCCGTGCTGTCTCATGAAAATCAAATCAACCTTCAGTTTCAATCAATGAACTTACAGGATAATTCAATGTCAGATTGA
- the LOC126725807 gene encoding mediator of RNA polymerase II transcription subunit 15a-like isoform X3, translated as MEPNYTTESPIRSSLDSTAQTGHANGADWQEETYQKIKSMKDLYLPVINEMHQKIVAKLQQHDSLPQQSKTDQLEKLKVFKTMLERIITLLQVSKSNIPPGYKDNLGSYEEQIANFINTNRPKKPALQQGQFPAPHMQSMQQPQSQLAQMQSQTGHANGADWQEEIYHRIKSMKDLYFPEINEMHQKIVAKLQQHDSLPQQSKSDQLQKMKVFKTMLERIITFLQVSKSNIPPGFKDKLGSYEVQIVNFINTNRPKKPALQQGQLPAPHMQSVLSHENQINLQFQSMNLQDNSMSD; from the exons ATGGAGCCCAATTACACCACAGAGTCGCCAATAAGAT CATCTCTAGATTCCACAGCTCAGACAGGACATGCAAATGGGGCTGATTGGCAAGAAGAGACCTATCAAAAG ATCAAATCCATGAAGGACTTGTACTTGCCTGTAATAAATGAAATGCACCAGAAAATTGTTGCTAAATTGCAGCAG CATGATTCTCTTCCACAACAATCAAAGACAGATCAGCTTGAGAAGTTGAAAGTATTTAAGACTATGTTGGAGCGTATTATAACACTCTTACAGGTTTCCAAAAGTAATATACCACCTGGTTACAAGGACAATTTGGGGTCATATGAGGAGCAGATAGCAAATTTTATAAACACAAACCGGCCTAAGAAGCCTGCACTGCAGCAAGGACAGTTTCCTGCGCCTCATATGCAATCCATGCAACAGCCACAATCTCAACTTGCTCAAATGCAGTCTCAGACAGGACATGCAAATGGGGCTGATTGGCAAGAGGAGATCTATCATAGG ATCAAATCCATGAAGGACTTGTACTTTCctgaaataaatgaaatgcaCCAGAAAATTGTTGCTAAATTGCAGCAG CATGATTCTCTTCCACAACAATCAAAGTCAGATCAGCTTCAGAAGATGAAAGTATTTAAGACTATGTTGGAGCGTATTATAACATTCTTACAGGTTTCCAAAAGTAATATACCACCTGGTTTCAAGGACAAGTTGGGGTCATATGAGGTGCAGATAGTAAATTTTATAAACACAAATCGGCCTAAGAAGCCTGCACTGCAGCAAGGACAGCTTCCTGCGCCTCATATGCAATCCGTGCTGTCTCATGAAAATCAAATCAACCTTCAGTTTCAATCAATGAACTTACAGGATAATTCAATGTCAGATTGA
- the LOC126725807 gene encoding mediator of RNA polymerase II transcription subunit 15a-like isoform X2 — MEPNYTTESPIRSSLDSTAQTGHANGADWQEETYQKIKSMKDLYFPEINEMHQKIVAKLQQHDSLPQQSKTDQLEKLKVFKTMLERIITLLQVSKSNIPPGYKDNLGSYEEQIANFINTNRPKKPALQQGQFPAPHMQSMQQPQSQLAQMQSQTGHANGADWQEEIYHRIKSMKDLYFPEINEMHQKIVAKLQQHDSLPQQSKSDQLQKMKVFKTMLERIITFLQVSKSNIPPGFKDKLGSYEVQIVNFINTNRPKKPALQQGQLPAPHMQSVLSHENQINLQFQSMNLQDNSMSD; from the exons ATGGAGCCCAATTACACCACAGAGTCGCCAATAAGAT CATCTCTAGATTCCACAGCTCAGACAGGACATGCAAATGGGGCTGATTGGCAAGAAGAGACCTATCAAAAG ATCAAATCCATGAAGGACTTGTACTTTCctgaaataaatgaaatgcaCCAGAAAATTGTTGCTAAATTGCAGCAG CATGATTCTCTTCCACAACAATCAAAGACAGATCAGCTTGAGAAGTTGAAAGTATTTAAGACTATGTTGGAGCGTATTATAACACTCTTACAGGTTTCCAAAAGTAATATACCACCTGGTTACAAGGACAATTTGGGGTCATATGAGGAGCAGATAGCAAATTTTATAAACACAAACCGGCCTAAGAAGCCTGCACTGCAGCAAGGACAGTTTCCTGCGCCTCATATGCAATCCATGCAACAGCCACAATCTCAACTTGCTCAAATGCAGTCTCAGACAGGACATGCAAATGGGGCTGATTGGCAAGAGGAGATCTATCATAGG ATCAAATCCATGAAGGACTTGTACTTTCctgaaataaatgaaatgcaCCAGAAAATTGTTGCTAAATTGCAGCAG CATGATTCTCTTCCACAACAATCAAAGTCAGATCAGCTTCAGAAGATGAAAGTATTTAAGACTATGTTGGAGCGTATTATAACATTCTTACAGGTTTCCAAAAGTAATATACCACCTGGTTTCAAGGACAAGTTGGGGTCATATGAGGTGCAGATAGTAAATTTTATAAACACAAATCGGCCTAAGAAGCCTGCACTGCAGCAAGGACAGCTTCCTGCGCCTCATATGCAATCCGTGCTGTCTCATGAAAATCAAATCAACCTTCAGTTTCAATCAATGAACTTACAGGATAATTCAATGTCAGATTGA